TTGCCGCAGGAGAGAGCTGGGCGCGGGTGCAGGTGAGCGGCGTGCAGGGCGGGCGGCCCGTCGAGGTCGACGTCCTGTTGCGCCGGGATGCGGCGTCGCCGGCGGCGGGACGGTTGTGGAAGGAGATCCGCGTCAACGGTGTGCCGGGGCGCCGGTCCGACCTGCTGGGGCGGATGCCCTGCGTCCTGGTGTCCCCCGACGACATCCAGGTCGTCATCGGCCCGCCCGTCCTGCGGCGGCGCCTGATCGACCGCGTGCTGGTTCAGGTGAGCCCCGCGTACTTCGACCTGAGCCAGCGGTACGTGCGGGCGGTGGTCCAGCGCAACCGCCTGCTCCGGACGGGCGCCGCGCCGGTGGCCCTGGAACCCTGGGACGAGCAGGTGGCCACCCTGGGGGCAGCCGTGACCTCCCGGCGCCGGGAACTGGCGTCCCGGCTGGCGCGCGCGGCCGCGCGCGCCTATGGCGACCTGACGGGCGAACAGGCCGCGCTGCAGGTCTCCTACCGTCCGGATCTGGCGGGGAGTGGCGAGGCGGAGATGGTGGCGGCCGCCCGGCGCGCCATGGCGGCGCGGCGGGCGGCCGAGCGGGCCCGGGGACAGACCCTGGTGGGTCCCCACCGGGACGAAGTGTCCCTGGAGGTGGGCGGGCGGCTGCTGGGCTCCTTTGGCTCGCGGGGGCAGCAGTGGGCGGCGGTGGTGGCCCTGCGGCTGGCCGAGCACCGGATCCTGCGGGAGGAGACAGGCGAAGACCCGGTGCTGCTGCTGGACGACGTGCTGCAGGTCCTGGACGAGCCGCGTCGGGAGCGGCTGCTGGCGGCGGTGGAGGGGGCGCAGGTCCTGCTGACGGCGACCACGCCGCAGGCGGCCGGCGGGATCGGTGGGGCGGCGGTGTACGTTGTGGAGGGCGGCACCGTTGAGGCGCAGCCAGCTCACCTCCCTTAGGACGATCCTGCTCAATGCGGCATCCGCCCTGGGTGTGGAGCGCGCCGCCTGGGAGGCCCTGGTCCAGCAGGCGTGGGCGGAGGTGGTGGGCGGCGAAGCGGCGGCCCACAGCCGCCCGGTGGGCATCCGCGGACGCACGCTCCTGGTGGAGGTGGACGAAGCCGGGTGGGTGCAGGAGCTGACGGCCCGCCGGTCCGGGCTGCTGGCCGGGCTCAACCGCCACCTGGGAGGTCCCGTCCTGGAGGAGATGCGGGTGCGGATCGGCCGGAGGGAGGGCGCCGGAGGGCGGGGGAGAGAGTGAAGGCATACGTGTCGTTGGGGCAGGATGCGGTGGTGCGGGCGGACGATGTGGTGGCCGTCCTGGATATCCGCACCCTGCGGTCGTCGCCGCTCAACGGGCCCCTGCTGGACCGTCTGGAGGGTGCCGGGGGAGGGGCAGCCGGCCCGTGCAGGTCGGTGGTGGTGACCCGGACGCGGGCCGTGGCCTGCTCCCTGTCCGTGGAGGCGGTCAGGCGGCGCCTGGAAACCCTGGGGCGAGGGACGGCCGCGCCGGGCCTGCGTTGACGGGGGTTTTGCGGCCGTGATAGGATAAAACGTGCTCGTAGAGAGCATCGGGCCAGGGAGGGGCACCGGAGGTCGGAGGCCCCTCCCGCTTTGTTGACGGGCCCCGGCCCGGGGCCTCTCTCCCGGACGGAGACGACCATGCCGACCAACCCATCGTCCACGCCCTATACCGCCGAGCAGATCCAGGTCCTGGAGGGGCTGGAGGGCGTCCGCAAGCGCCCGGCCATGTACATCGGCAGCACGGGCCCCGACGGCCTGCACCACCTGCTGTATGAGGTCGTGGACAACGCCGTCGACGAGGCCCTGGCGGGCCGGTGCACCGAGATCGCGGTGATCCTGCACGCCGACGGCAGCGCGTCGGTGATCGACAACGGCGCTGGCATCCCCGTGGACCCCATCCCAAAGATCGGCCGCCCCGCGGTGGAGGTCGTGCTCACAACCCTGCACGCGGGTGGCAAGTTCGGGGGCGGCGGGTACCGGATCAGCGGCGGCCTGCACGGGGTGGGAGTCTCGGTGGTGAACGCCCTCTCCGAGTGGCTGGAGGTGGAGGTGTGGCGCGACGGCAAGGCCTGGAAGCAGCGCTTTGCCCGCGGGCGCAAGACCACCCCCCTGCAGGCGGTCGGCAGCACCCGGCGGACCGGAACCCGGGTGACCTTCAAGCCCGACCCCACGGTGATGACGGCGACCGAGTTCGACGCGGCCACCATCGCCCGGCGGCTGGACGACATCGCCTATCTGACCAAGGGCCTGCAGATCACCCTGCGGGACGAGCGCACCGGGCAGGAGAAGGTCTTCCGCCACGCGGGCGGGATCGCCGAGCTGGTGGCCACCCTGAACCGCTCCCGGGAGGCCCTCACGCCGGTCCTGCACATGCTCAAGGAGCGGGACGGGGTGGAGATCGAGTGCGCCCTGCAGTACACCGACACCTACCTGGAGCACATGCTCACCTACGTCAACACCATCCCCACCACCGAGGGGGGGACCCACCTGGCGGGGTTCCGGTCGGCCCTGACCCGGGCGATCAACGACTACGCCCGCCGGACGGGTGCCCTGCGCAACGGCGACCCCACCCTGGCGGGCGACGACGTGCGGGAGGGGCTGACGGCGGTCCTCAGCCTCAAGCTGCCCGAGCCCCAGTTTGAGGGTCAGACCAAGACCAAGCTGGGCAACACCGAGATCAAGGGCCTGGTGGAGTCCGTGTTCGGGGACTGGCTGGCCGAGTGGCTGGAGACCCACCCCGCGGACGCCCGGCGGATCGTCTCCAAGGCCCTGACGGCGGCGCGGGCCCGGGAGGCGGCCAAGCAGGCCCGGGAGCTGGTGCGGCGCAAGAGCGCCCTGGAGGTCTCGCCGCTGCCCGGCAAGCTGGCCGATTGCGTGGAGCGCGACCCCGAGCGCAGCGAGATCTTCATCGTGGAGGGCGAGAGCGCCGGCGGCTCCGCCAAGCAGGGGCGCGACCGCCAGTTCCAGGCCATCCTGCCCATCCAGGGCAAGATCCTCAATGTGGAAAAGGCCCGGCAGGATCGGATGGTCTCCCACGAGGAGATCCGGGCCATCATCACCGCCCTGGGGACCGGGTTCGGGGACCAGTTCAAGTTCGAGGAGCGCCGCTACGACCGGGTCATCATCATGTGCGACGCCGACGTGGACGGCAACCACATCCGCACCCTGCTGCTCACCTTCTTTTACCGGTACATGCGCCCGCTGATCGAGCACGGCAAGGTCTACATCGCCCAGCCTCCCCTGTACCTGATCCGGGCCGGGAAGGAGCGGCGCTACGCCTACTCGGACGAGGAGCGGCAGGTGGTGGTCAAGGAGTTCGAGCGCCGCGGCCTGCGCCCCGAGGTGCAGCGCTACAAGGGGCTGGGGGAGATGAACCCCGAGCAGCTGTGGGAGACCACCATGAACCCGGCGACCCGGACCCTCCTGCGGGTGGAGGTGGAGGACGCGGCCGCCGCCGACGAGATCTTCAGCAAGCTCATGGGAGAAGACGTGGAGCCCCGGCGCGAGTTCATCGTGCGGTACGCCCGGGAGGTGCGCAACCTGGACATCTGAACCGGAGGGGCCCGGCCCCACGGTCCTGCCGCAAGGAGACCCCATGGCTCTCGCCGACGAGACCCGGATCGTCCCCAAGCCCATCGAGGAGGAGATGAAGACCTCCTACCTCGACTACGCCATGTCGGTGATCGTCAGCCGGGCCCTGCCCGACGTGCGGGACGGTCTGAAGCCGGTCCAGCGGCGCATCCTCTACGGAATGCTGGAGGCCGGGCTGCGCCCCGACCGTCCCTACCGCAAGTCCGCGGCGGTGGTGGGCGACGTCATGAAGAAGTACCACCCCCACGGCGACGCGCCCATTTACGAAGCGCTGGTGCGCATGGCCCAGCCGTGGTCGTTCCGCTACCCTCTGGTGGATGGCCAGGGGAACTTCGGCAGCGTGGACGGCGACCCGCCGGCGGCCATGCGCTACACCGAGTGCCGCCTCACGCCGCTGGCCCTGGAGCTGCTGGCCGACATCGACAAGGACACGGTGGACTTCGCCCCCAACTACGACGAGTTCGAGCGCGAGCCGGTGGTCCTGCCCGCCCGGATTCCCAACCTGCTCATGAACGGGGCCGCGGGCATCGCCGTGGGCATGGCCAGCAGCATCCCCCCCCACAACCTGGGGGAGCTGGTGGACGGCCTGGTGGCCCTCATCGATACGCCCAAGATCAGCGACGACGACCTCTTCCGGATCATCAAGGGTCCCGACTTCCCCACCGGCGGCATCATCCTGGGCCGGGACGGGATCCGGGCAGCCTACACCACCGGCCGGGGCAGCATCACCGTGCGCGCCAAGGCGGAGATCGAGGAGCTGCGGGGCGGGCGCACGGCGGTGGTGATCACCGAACTGCCCTTCATGGTCAACAAAGCGGCCCTCATCCAGCGGATCGCCGACCTGGTGCGGGCCAAGAAGCTGGTGGGGGTGTCGGACCTGCGGGACGAGTCGGACCGGTCCGGGATGCGCATCGTGGTGGAGCTGCGCCGGGACAGCAACCCCCAGATCGTGCGCAACCAGCTGTACAAGCACACCCAGATGCAGACCACCTTCGGGGCCAACCTGCTGGCCCTGGTGGACGGGGTGCCCCGCACCCTCACCCTGCGGGAGATGCTGGAGCACTTCCTGCGCCACCGCCGCGCGGTGGTCATCCGGCGGACCCGGTTCGAGCTGGCGCGGGCGGAAGAGCGGGCCCACATCCTGGAGGGGCTGAAGGTGGCCCTCCGCCACCTGGACGCGGTCATCGCCCTGATCCGCAAGGCCCCCGACGTTCCCGCGGCCCGGCGGGGGCTGATGGCGAAGTTCCGGCTCAGCGAGCGGCAGGCCGACGCGATCCTGGACATGCGGTTGCAGCGGCTCACCCAGCTGGAGCGGGAGAAAATTGACCAGGAGCACGCCCAGCTGGTCAAGGACATCGCCCGGTACCGGGAGATGCTGAAGGACGCCGACACCCCGCGGCCGCGCCTGATCATGGCCGCCATCCGTACGGAGCTGCTGGAGATCAAGGAGAAATACGCCGACCCGCGCCGCACGCGCATCACCAGCAAGGAGGCCGAGGAGTTCGAGGCCGAAGACCTGATTCCCGACGCCGACGTGGTCATCAGCCTGACCCACCAGAACTACATCAAGCGCCAGCCCCTGGAGACCTACCGGCTGCAGCGCCGGGGCACCCGGGGGGTGCTGGGCGCCCCCACCCGGGAAGAGGACTACGTGCAGCAGGTGCTGACCACCACCAACCACGCCTTCCTGCTGCTCTTCAGCGACCGGGGGAAGGTCTACCGGATGAAAGCCCACGAGGTCCCCGAAGCGGGCCGCACGGCCCGCGGCACGGCGCTGGTGAACCTGCTGGCGCTGGCCGGGGGCGAGCGCATCAACGCCATGATTGCCCTGCGGTCCTTCGAGGACGAGGGCAGCGTGTTCATGGTGACCCGCCGGGGCGTGGTCAAGCGCACCGGGCTGATGGAGTTCATCAATGCCAAGCGGGCCGGGATTTTCGCCATCACCCTGGACCGGGGCGACAGCCTGGTGGACGTGAAGCTGATCGGCAAGGACACCCACATCGTCCTGGCCACCCGCCAGGGGCGGGCCATCCGCTTCCGGGCGGGGCAGGTGCGGGAGATGGGCCGCTCGGCCCGGGGGGTGCGGGGCATCCGGTTGCGGGAGGGGGATGAGGTGGTGGGCGTGGCCGACGCCCGCGAGGGCCGCACCCTGCTCACGGTTACCGAGCAGGGGCTCGGCAAGCGCACGCCCGTGGGCCACTACCCCCTGAAGAGCCGCGGGGGCCTGGGCGTCATCAACATCAAGGTCACGGCCCGGACCGGTCCGGTGGTCGGGGTGCGGGCGGTGGACGACGACGACGAGATCCTGCTGGGGACCACCGGCGGGGTGTTCAACCGGATTCCCGTCTCCCAGGTTCCGGTGCTGGGCCGCCACGCCCAGGGCGTCCGGGTGCTGAAGCTGGGCGAGGGCGAAACCCTCGCCGCCGTGGCGCGCATCCCCGCCCGGGACTGACATGCGGCGGTCCTCGCTGCGTCGCAGCCTGGCGGCCGCGGGCGTGATCGGCGCCACCGTGGCCCTGCACGAGCTGGCCCACGCCTGGGCGGCGCTGCGCCTGGGGGGCCGGGTGCGGGAGGTGGGCGTGGGGTTCGGCCCGCCGCTGCTGCGGGGTGCCCTGCGGGGCATTCCCGTGGTCCTGCGGGTGCTGCCGGTAGGAGGCTATGCCGCCGTGGACACGGAGACCCTGCCGGTGCGCCGGCGGATCCCCGTGCTCCTGGCAGGCCCCCTGGCCAACGTAGCGGCGGGCCTGGCGCTGCTCCTGGGTCTGCGGGGGCACCCGGCTCCCGCCCGGACGGGCTCGCGCCCCCTGGAGATCAGCGGGGTGGTGGGCGCGCTCGCGGCGCTGGCGGGGGCTGCCCGGCACGGAGCGGGTGCGGTGGGCCGCGTTGCCGGGGCGGTGAACCTGGGGCTGGGCCTGATGAATCTTCTTCCGGTGTACCCGCTGGACGGCGGCCACGTGGTGGTGGGCCTGATGGAAGCCCGCGGGCTCCCGGCGCGTGTGCGCCAGGCGTTTGTGCGTCTGTCCTTGCTGGTGTTCGTCCTGCTGGCCGAGGCCGCCCTGCTGGCCGACCTCCGCCGCCTGGCGGAGTCAGACGCGCGTCCGTGATGGCACCGGCGGATGCCGGCGCCGTCTCTTCGCCCCCATCTGTCCGCCCGTGCCCGTAACCGTCCGACTGGCAGACCCCTCGGTGGTCCCTCTGCCCCGTGTGGTCGGGGGGACGGAGGCCGCTCCGGAGGAGTGGCAGGCGTGGAGTGAGGAACCCGGGGCCGAACTGGTGGCCGTCGACGACGGACGGGTGGTCGGGGGCATCCATGTCAGCATGGTCGGCCGCGCCGAGGCATGGATGGAAAATCTCCGGGTGGATCCGCAGGCCCGGGGCCGCGGCATCGGCTCCCGCCTGATCCAGGAGGCGGAGGCGGTGGCGCGGCGCTACGGCGCCGCCGCGATGCGCGCCGGAGTCCCCTCTCACGCGCACGCCGCCCGCGCCGTGGTCGAGCGGGCGGGCTACCGCCCCCTGGCGCGCTGCGCGGTGGTGTCCGCGCCGGCCTCCGGCCTGCCCCCGGACCTGACGGCGGAGGTCCTCCCCCCCGCGGGTGCGGCCGACGTGATGCGGCTGGCGGGCAGCAGCCGCGTGCTGGCGGCCTGGGCGGGTCTGATTCCCCTGGGGTGGCGGTTCCGCCGGCTGGTGCCCGAGCTCGTGCGCGGGCTGGCCCGCGACGGCCGGGTGGTGGTGGCGCGGCGTCCGGAGGGGGCGGAGGCGGCGGTGGCGGTGTACGCCCGCCGGGGGGATGTGGCGGTCCTGTCGTGGGTGGAGGGCCCGCCCGACGGGCAGCAGGCGGCGGTGGGCCGGGTGGTGGAGCGGGCCCGCCCGGCGCGCCTGGTGGCGTTCACCCCCGATCCCGCGCTCCTGGCGTTCGCGGCGCGGTGGAGCCCGCACCCCTGGTGCCCCGACGGCCTGGTGGTGGTGCACAGGAGCCTGGCGTCATAGGACTCCACGCCCGTCCGGGTGTGGGGGAGGGAATCCTGGGCCCGCACCGAAGGCACAGGTGATCCCCGATCTCTCTCTGTGGGGGATCGAGTGCGTCCGGTGCCGGAGGTGAGATCCGTGAGCAACGGGGCATCGCGGGCTCCGTGGGGGCCGGTCGTTGTGGCGGTGATTGTCGCCGCCCTGGTGGCCGGCGGCGCGGGCTACTGGGCGGGCCAGCGGCGGGCGGCCGCGCCTGCGCCGGAAGAGCGCAAGCTGGAGATCTTCCACTGGTGGACGGCCGGGGGCGAACGGGAGGCCGCCGACGCCATGTTCCAGGCGCTGCGGGAGAAGTACCCCGACATCCAGGTGGTGGAAAACCCCGTGGCCGGCGGCGGAGGGGTCAGCCATCGGGTGGTCCTCCAGGCCCGGCTGTCGGCGGGGATCCCGCCCGACACGTGGCAGACCCTGGGCGGGGCCGAGCTGAAGTCCTACGTGGACGGAGGCTACCTGACGCCCCTGGATGACCTCTACGCCGAGCTCAACTACGCCGATGCCATCCCCAAGCCGCTGCTGGGCGCCGTGACCATCGACGGACACCCCTACGTGGTGCCGCTGAACATGCACATCCAGAACATCCTGTACTACAACAAGAAGCTTTTTGACGAACTCAGGCTGACGCCCCCCACTACCGTGGACGAGCTGCTGGCGGTGGCCCGGGCCATCAAGGCGGCCCGCCCGCGCATGGCGCCCCTGGCCCTGGGCACCAAGGAGAAGTGGGAGGCGGCGTTCGTCCTGGACAGCATCCTCCTGGAGGAAGGCGGGCCCGAGTACTACGTCCGGCTGTACAAGGGCGAGGTGGACGTAGCCACCGACCCGACGTACCGGCGGGCCCTGGAGAGGCTGGCGCAGCTGGCCCCGTACATCTACCCCTTCCACGCCGGCCTGACCTGGGACGAGTCCTGCGGCCTGGTGGTCTCGGGGGATTCGGCGATGGTCCTGATGGGCACCTGGGCCATCGGGTACTTCAAGAGCCGCGGGTGGGAGCCGGGGCGGGACTTCGGCGCGGTGACCTTCCCCCAGAAGCCCGACCGCATCCTGCTCTTCCACCCGGACACCTACGGCCTGGCCAAGGGGGCGCCGCACCCGCGCACCACCCGGGACTGGCTGCGGGTGGTGGCGTCGCCTGAGCTGCAGGTCCCCACCGACGTCACCCAGGGCGGGTTGTTCGCGCGGCTGGACATCGAGCCGTCCCGGTTCCCCGACCCCATCCGGCAGGAGCTGCAGACCTTCGTGCGCGCCAACCCGGGCAAGCTGATCCTGGACCAGCACGGCAGCATCGCGCCCTTCAGCTTCACCCAGGCCTACTGGGACGTGGCGGCGGCGTTTACCGCCAAGCCGGATGTCTCGGCCACCGTGCGGCGGGTGGCTGAGCTGTTCACGACCTACAACGTCAGGGACGGAGCTGCCTGGTACCGGTGGCCGTAGGCTGACGGGGGCGGCGCGGGTCCCGCAGGGCGGGGGCCCGCGCCGCCCCCGCGTCGTCCCCCAGTCACGCCCCGCCGGATCTGTGCCCGTGCCCGCCCTCCCCTCGCCCGTCTCGCGACGCCGCGTGGCCGAGGCGGCGCCGTTTGCCCTGCCCCTGCTGGTGTTCCTGGTGATCCTCTACGCGATGCTGGCGTGGACGTTTTACGTGTCGGTGTCCGACTGGCAGGGCACCGCGCCCCGGTACGGATTTGCCGGGCTGCGGTGGTACCGGCTCATGGTCAGCCTGGACCGGTTCTGGGTGGACGTGGGCAACAACCTGCGCTGGCTGACCCTGGGCGTGGCCCCCACGGTGGCGGTGGGCCTGGCCGTGGCCTACCTGCTGGAGATCGGGCCCGCGCGGGGGCTGGAGGCCTACCTGCGGACGCTGATCCTCTACCCCGCGGCCATGTCGTTCGTGGTCACGGGGACCATCTGGTCGTGGATGTACCAGCCCGACCGGGGGGTCCTCAATACGCTGCTGCGCAGCGTGGGGCTGGACCGCCTGGCGGGTGGATACACCACCGATCCGGCCACCGCCACCTACTGGCTGATCGTGATCTTTGTCTGGCAGTACCTGGGCCTGACGGTGCTCATCCTGCAGGCATCGCTGCGTAGCGTGGAGTTGCAGGAGATGGTGGAGTCGGCGATGCTGGACGGCGCGGGCCGGCTGCGCATCCTCACGGCGGTCGTCCTGCCCAACATTCGGGGCGGCATCCTCATCGTGGTGTCGCTGCTGCTGATCTCGGCCCTGAAGGTCTTCGACATCGTCTACGTGGTCACGTTCGGCGGCCCGGGCTACGCCACCGACGTGCTGGCCCTGTTTCAGTTCATCGCCACGTTCCAGCAGCACCTGGTGGCCCTGGGCGCGGGGCTGGCGGTGGTGATTTTCGCCCTGGCCTTCCTCATCATCATCCCCTACACCGTGTACGCGTTGCAGCGGTGGTTTGAATGAGGCGGCGGGATCTTCCCCTGCGGGCGCTGGTGGCCATCACGGTGGCGGCCCTGTCGGTCGCCTACCTGCTCCCGGTGTACGTGATGGTGGTCACGTCGCTGAAGACGCCCCTGGAGATCACCCAGCGCCAGTACCTGGTACCCGGGGGCAGCTGGCAGGTGGCCAACTACGCCACCGCCCTGCGGCTCGTGTGGCCGTCGCTGGTGAACTCCACCGTGATCGCGGCCACCGTCACCGCCCTGGCGGTGTTCATCGGAGGGCTGGGCGGATACTTCCTGGCCCGGTTCCGGTGGCCCATCACCCGGACGCTGTTCGTGCTGCTGGCCATCGCCCTGTACCTGCCCTATCAGGCGGTCCTGATCCCGCTGGTGCAGATCGTGGCGGCCGCCCGGCTGGCCCTCACCCACGCGGGGTTGATCCTGAGTTATCTCATCCTCAACGTGCCCCTGGCGGCGGTCCTGATGGCCACGTTCTTCTTCTCCGTGCCCCGGGAGCTGGAGGAGTCGGCGGAGGTGGACGGGGCCTCCCGGCTGCAGATCTTCTTCCGGATCGTCTCGGTGGTGTCGCTGCCGGGGTATGCCTCGACAGCCATTCTGGTGTTCATCCAGGTGTGGAACGAGTTCCTGCTGGCCCTCACCCTCTCGTCGCCCTACACGACCACCGTGCAGGTGAAGCTGGCGGAGGTGAAGGGCAGCTACGTGGCGCTGTACAATCTCCAGATGGCGGCGGCCCTCGTCACGGTCCTGGTGCCCCTGGGGGTCTTTCTGGCCCTGGGCAAGTACTTCATCCGGGGGATCCTGGCGGGGGCGCTGCGGGGCTGAGGGGAACCGGGAGGGCGGATGGACGCCCGCTCCTGCGGGATTCACAGCCTGGTTGCCGACGTGGTGGTGGTGGCCGACAGCGCCGTCCTGCTCGTGCGGCCCGCGGCGCCTCCCGATGGGGCGCCCGGCTGGCGGCTGGTGGGGGACGGCCTGCGGTTCGGCGAGCCTCCCGCCTCGGCCGCCCGGCGGGCCCTGCGGGAGCAGGTGGGCCTGGACCCCGAGGACGTGGTGCTGGCCGAGGTGGAATCCACCGTGGACGATGTCTGGCGCCTGACGTTTCACTTCCGGTGCGAGGCGGACCGCCCGCCGTCTCCCGGGCCGGGGATCCTGGAGGCGCGGTTCTTCCAGGTGGAGCACCTGCCCCCGCTGGCGCGCGGGCCGTGGGAGCGGGACGTCATCTTCCGGGTGATTGGTGCATCGGGAGGGGTGATGTGATGGGAAGCCCTCCGCCCGCCACCCGCCTGCTGTACCTGGCCGACTCCTATCTGCGGGAGTTCGACGCGGCGGTGACGGCCGTGGAGGGGTCGGCGGTGGCCCTGGACGCCACCGCCTTCTACCCCGGCGGCGGGGGCCAGCCCGCCGACGTGGGGGTGGTGAGGTGGGCGACGGGCACGGCGCCGGTGGTGGAGGTGCGCCGGGACGGGCAGACTGTCTGGCACGTCCTGGACGGCTCCCCGCCCGCCGAGGGCACGCCGGTGCGCGGCGCGCTGGACTGGCCCAGGCGCTACGCCATCATGCGGCATCACACGGCGTTGCACGTGCTGGTGGGCGTGATCTACCGGCTGTACGGCGCCCGGGTCACCGGCGGCGCCATCTACCCCGACCGCGCCCGCATGGACTTCTCCCTGGAGGATCTCTCCCCGGCGCGGGTGGCCGCCATCGAGGCGGAGGCCAACCGGGTGATCGCCGAGGACAGGCCCATCCGGGTGCGGTGGGTCTCTCGGGAGGAGTTCGAGCGGTCGGACCTCATGCGCCTGGCGCGGGCGCGGCTGCCCGAGGAGATCCGGGAGGTGCGGGTCGTGGAGATCGACGGGTTCGACGCGCAGGCCGACGGCGGAACCCACGTGGCCCGCACGGCCGAGATCGGCCGGCTGCGGATCACCAGGACCGAGAACAAGGGGCGGGTGAACCGGAGGTTGGAGATCGCCCTGGAGGCGGGCGGACCGGCGGGAGGAGGACCATGACCACTCTGGTGTGCGCCGTGTGCGGGCATCGAGGCCCCCGGGCCGGGGAGTGGTTCGAGGGGACCGAGCGGGATCTGCTGCTCGATCCCGACGAGACCGCCGTAGAGGAGGGGGCGGTGCTGTGCGGGGACTGCTACCGGCGGCTGGATCCGGAGGAGCGGCCGCGGTGGCGGCCGCTCGAGCATCCGCGTCACCGCCGGCGCGCGTCACGGACCCCGCCGCGCTGAGGACGACGGGCGGGATGCGCCCCGCCCGCGGCGGAGCGCGCCGATGCCGGCAGGAGTTACCGGCGCGCGGGTCCAACGTTTCCATGGATCCCGGAGGTTGGATATCCCATGCAGTGGCATCCCGCCGGCGATCTGGCTGCCCGGTTGCGCCGCATCGTCGCCGCCCTCAGGCTCGACTACATCGACCCGGCCCGCGTTCGCTGCGTGCGGGTGACGGGATCCCGGGCCAATGCCCTGGCCCGCATCTGGGGGTTGCCGCCGGTGTTTCAGAGGGCCCTGCGCCTCCCGGCCCACTACGTCATCGAGTTCATGGTGCCTGCGTTCGACCGGCTGCGCCGGGAGGAGCAGGATCGGGTGATCATCCACGAGCTGCTGCACATCCCCCGCACGTTCAGCGGGGGGATCCGACCCGAGAGTTCCCCGCCGCTGAGGATCAGCCGGCGGACCGTCGAGCAGTACTACCGCCAGTACCTGGCCGCCATGCGGGGCCGCGTCGCCGATGGTGGACCGCGCGGAGGCTCGGCCCCGCGGGGGCGCCGGCCGCGCCGGTCCGCGTGACGCCGCCGACCCGGCCGGCGGCTCCGGGTGCCCGGTCCCGGACGTGACCCGCCTCTACCTGGTCCGCTACGGCGAGTCTGTCTGGAGCGCGCA
This window of the Armatimonadota bacterium genome carries:
- a CDS encoding ABC transporter substrate-binding protein; protein product: MSNGASRAPWGPVVVAVIVAALVAGGAGYWAGQRRAAAPAPEERKLEIFHWWTAGGEREAADAMFQALREKYPDIQVVENPVAGGGGVSHRVVLQARLSAGIPPDTWQTLGGAELKSYVDGGYLTPLDDLYAELNYADAIPKPLLGAVTIDGHPYVVPLNMHIQNILYYNKKLFDELRLTPPTTVDELLAVARAIKAARPRMAPLALGTKEKWEAAFVLDSILLEEGGPEYYVRLYKGEVDVATDPTYRRALERLAQLAPYIYPFHAGLTWDESCGLVVSGDSAMVLMGTWAIGYFKSRGWEPGRDFGAVTFPQKPDRILLFHPDTYGLAKGAPHPRTTRDWLRVVASPELQVPTDVTQGGLFARLDIEPSRFPDPIRQELQTFVRANPGKLILDQHGSIAPFSFTQAYWDVAAAFTAKPDVSATVRRVAELFTTYNVRDGAAWYRWP
- a CDS encoding sugar ABC transporter permease; amino-acid sequence: MAEAAPFALPLLVFLVILYAMLAWTFYVSVSDWQGTAPRYGFAGLRWYRLMVSLDRFWVDVGNNLRWLTLGVAPTVAVGLAVAYLLEIGPARGLEAYLRTLILYPAAMSFVVTGTIWSWMYQPDRGVLNTLLRSVGLDRLAGGYTTDPATATYWLIVIFVWQYLGLTVLILQASLRSVELQEMVESAMLDGAGRLRILTAVVLPNIRGGILIVVSLLLISALKVFDIVYVVTFGGPGYATDVLALFQFIATFQQHLVALGAGLAVVIFALAFLIIIPYTVYALQRWFE
- a CDS encoding carbohydrate ABC transporter permease; the encoded protein is MRRRDLPLRALVAITVAALSVAYLLPVYVMVVTSLKTPLEITQRQYLVPGGSWQVANYATALRLVWPSLVNSTVIAATVTALAVFIGGLGGYFLARFRWPITRTLFVLLAIALYLPYQAVLIPLVQIVAAARLALTHAGLILSYLILNVPLAAVLMATFFFSVPRELEESAEVDGASRLQIFFRIVSVVSLPGYASTAILVFIQVWNEFLLALTLSSPYTTTVQVKLAEVKGSYVALYNLQMAAALVTVLVPLGVFLALGKYFIRGILAGALRG
- a CDS encoding NUDIX domain-containing protein — its product is MDARSCGIHSLVADVVVVADSAVLLVRPAAPPDGAPGWRLVGDGLRFGEPPASAARRALREQVGLDPEDVVLAEVESTVDDVWRLTFHFRCEADRPPSPGPGILEARFFQVEHLPPLARGPWERDVIFRVIGASGGVM
- a CDS encoding alanyl-tRNA editing protein, whose amino-acid sequence is MGSPPPATRLLYLADSYLREFDAAVTAVEGSAVALDATAFYPGGGGQPADVGVVRWATGTAPVVEVRRDGQTVWHVLDGSPPAEGTPVRGALDWPRRYAIMRHHTALHVLVGVIYRLYGARVTGGAIYPDRARMDFSLEDLSPARVAAIEAEANRVIAEDRPIRVRWVSREEFERSDLMRLARARLPEEIREVRVVEIDGFDAQADGGTHVARTAEIGRLRITRTENKGRVNRRLEIALEAGGPAGGGP
- a CDS encoding putative metallopeptidase, with the translated sequence MQWHPAGDLAARLRRIVAALRLDYIDPARVRCVRVTGSRANALARIWGLPPVFQRALRLPAHYVIEFMVPAFDRLRREEQDRVIIHELLHIPRTFSGGIRPESSPPLRISRRTVEQYYRQYLAAMRGRVADGGPRGGSAPRGRRPRRSA